In one window of Gossypium arboreum isolate Shixiya-1 chromosome 4, ASM2569848v2, whole genome shotgun sequence DNA:
- the LOC108459458 gene encoding xyloglucan O-acetyltransferase 1-like: protein MGVTSPLKGHSNSYSLNKKLFLPCSVYAPYALFALLLIALFRLNFHPFSSSVNQSPVSFSKEGNVYENPCNYSNGKWVHDRDGPLYNGTTCGTIKEGQNCILHGRPDLGYLFWRWKPRKCRLPRFDPNTFLRLLRNKHIAFVGDSMARNQLESLLCMLATVSKPNLVYTSGADNKFRKWHFDSHKIVVSVYWSPFLVRGVEKSKTGPNHNEVYVDSVDERWGADLVHIDMIVLSIGHWFLHPAVYYESGSVLCCHYCNGLNHSEIGFYGVMRKAIKTALKTIIERKEADNGDGIDVFLTTFSPSHFEGQWDKFGACPRTKPYRKGEKRVEGMDSEMRAVEVEEMETAKLNAKKFKGRLRLETLDVTKLSLLRPDGHPGPYMYPFPFANGVHDQVQNDCIHWCLPGPIDTWNQIMLQVIRRWNSQSRRGVRLIP, encoded by the exons ATGGGGGTTACAAGTCCACTCAAAGGCCATTCTAACTCTTATTCTTTAAACAAGAAGCTCTTTTTGCCTTGTTCTGTTTATGCCCCTTATGCCCTTTTTGCTCTTCTTCTCATAGCTCTCTTTCGATTGAATTTTCACCCTTTCTCATCTTCCGTTAACCAATCTCCTGTATCTTTCTCCAAAG AGGGGAATGTTTATGAAAATCCATGTAACTACAGCAATGGCAAATGGGTGCATGACAGGGATGGGCCTTTATACAATGGCACAACCTGTGGTACAATCAAAGAAGGTCAAAATTGCATCTTACATGGCAGACCTGACTTGGGTTATCTTTTTTGGAGATGGAAACCAAGGAAATGTAGGCTTCCAAGGTTTGATCCCAACACTTTCTTGCGCTTACTTAGAAACAAGCATATAGCTTTTGTTGGTGATTCAATGGCTAGGAACCAATTGGAATCACTTCTTTGCATGTTAGCTACTGTCTCTAAGCCTAACCTGGTTTACACAAGTGGGGCAGATAACAAGTTCCGTAAATGGCATTTTGATTCTCATAAAATTGTTGTATCAGTTTATTGGTCACCATTTCTAGTTAGGGGTGTTGAGAAATCAAAAACTGGTCCAAATCATAATGAAGTGTATGTGGATAGTGTTGATGAGAGGTGGGGGGCTGATTTGGTTCATATAGATATGATTGTATTATCAATAGGTCATTGGTTTCTTCATCCAGCTGTTTATTACGAGAGTGGTTCAGTATTATGTTGCCATTACTGTAATGGACTAAACCATAGTGAGATAGGGTTTTATGGTGTGATGAGGAAGGCTATAAAGACCGCTCTTAAGACCATAATTGAAAGGAAAGAGGCTGATAATGGTGATGGGATTGATGTATTCCTCACCACGTTTTCACCTTCGCATTTTGAAGGCCAATGGGATAAGTTTGGTGCGTGTCCGAGGACAAAACCTTATAGGAAAGGAGAGAAAAGGGTTGAAGGGATGGATTCAGAGATGAGAGCTGTTGAAGTTGAAGAAATGGAAACTGCAAAGCTAAATGCTAAGAAGTTTAAAGGTAGGTTGAGATTAGAGACATTGGATGTAACCAAATTGTCTTTACTTAGGCCCGATGGTCATCCGGGGCCATACATGTATCCGTTTCCGTTTGCTAACGGGGTTCACGACCAAGTTCAGAACGACTGCATCCATTGGTGTCTACCAGGTCCTATAGATACTTGGAATCAAATAATGTTACAAGTTATTCGGAGATGGAATAGTCAATCAAGGAGAGGAGTGAGGCTAATACCATAA
- the LOC108458296 gene encoding probable serine/threonine-protein kinase PBL28 produces the protein MPFGLVSAWNKRRRSKSQDHTDPWVYKPVECWQIDENHASRPMKRRHGSSVFTLKEMEEATGCFSDENLLGKGGFGRVYKGTLRSGEVVAIKKMDLPAFKEAEGEREFRVEVDILSRLDHPNLVSLIGYCADGKHRFLVYEYMQKGNLQDHLNGIGETKMDWPSRLKVALGAARGLAYLHSSSAVGISIVHRDFKSTNILLNANFEAKISDFGLAKLMPEGHDIYVTARVLGTFGYFDPEYTSTGKLTLRSDVYAFGVVLLELLTGRRAVDINQGPNDQNLVLQVRHILNDRKKLRKVIDPDMAQSSYTIESIAMFANLASRCVRVESGERPSMPECVRELQLIFCTNAKGLGMGFRMR, from the exons ATGCCTTTTGGTTTAGTTTCAGCTTGGAATAAGCGTCGAAGAAGCAAATCCCAGGATCATACTGACCCAT GGGTTTATAAACCAGTTGAGTGTTGGCAAATTGATGAAAATCATGCATCGAGGCCGATGAAAAGACGCCATGGATCATCGGTTTTTACTCTGAAGGagatggaggaagcaacgggttgTTTCAGTGATGAGAATCTGCTTGGGAAAGGAGGGTTTGGTCGAGTTTATAAGGGCACTCTTAGATCAGGAGAG GTTGTTGCAATAAAAAAAATGGACCTTCCAGCATTCAAAGAAGCAGAAGGAGAACGTGAATTTCGTGTGGAAGTGGATATCTTAAGCCGACTCGACCATCCAAATTTGGTGTCTTTGATTGGTTATTGTGCTGATGGGAAGCATCGGTTCTTAGTCTATGAATACATGCAAAAAGGGAACTTGCAAGATCATTTAAATG GTATTGGCGAAACAAAAATGGATTGGCCTTCAAGGTTGAAAGTGGCACTTGGTGCAGCTAGGGGGCTTGCTTACCTCCATTCAAGCTCTGCCGTTGGAATTTCAATTGTTCATAGAGATTTCAAGTCCACCAATATCCTTCTCAATGCCAACTTTGAAGCCAAG ATATCTGATTTTGGACTGGCCAAATTGATGCCAGAGGGTCATGACATTTATGTGACAGCCAGAGTTCTTGGAACATTTGGTTACTTTGATCCTGAATATACATCA ACGGGTAAACTAACTTTACGCAGTGATGTTTATGCATTCGGAGTGGTTCTTTTGGAGCTTTTAACGGGACGCAGAGCTGTTGACATAAACCAAGGACCAAATGATCAAAACCTTGTACTCCAA GTTAGGCATATACTGAATGATCGAAAGAAGCTACGTAAAGTGATCGATCCAGATATGGCTCAGAGTTCATACACCATTGAATCTATAGCTATGTTTGCGAACTTGGCATCCCGTTGTGTCCGTGTTGAGAGCGGAGAGCGGCCGTCAATGCCGGAATGTGTGAGAGAACTCCAACTTATTTTCTGCACAAATGCAAAAGGCCTAGGCATGGGTTTTAGGATGCGGTAA
- the LOC108457732 gene encoding uncharacterized protein LOC108457732 isoform X3: MGKNVLALCVIAPLLLLGAVSSAPTTSSPARILNGFFSNALSASLKWLWSLKTTTKTAITGRPMVKFEGGYTIETVFDGSKLGIEPHTVEVLPNGELLILDSANSNLYRISASLSLYTRPRLVAGSPEGYPGHVDGKPRDARMNHPKGLAVDDRGNIYISDNMNMAIRKISDAGVTTIAGGKWNRGGRHVDGPSEDAKFSDDFDVVYVGSSCSLLVIDRGNRAIREIQLRFDDCAYQYGSGFPLGIAVLIGAGFFGYMLALLQHRVGTIVSSQNDLVKTDATLSSPYHKPMKMVRPPLIPTEEEQEKQDEGFFGSLRKLVHNGGVSILEVFRKKSPRLHQQQLNHSMPWPPQESFVIPDEDEPPPIDTRAPTPRKTYPFMSKDAEKIHHLRQSRVFYNGWDADPQQQQHHRYLLSAPHTYHEQSHEKTNEIIFGAVQERDRKRESMTIKSVDNSNNSYNHQNICSRSNSFNRGY; this comes from the exons ATGGGCAAAAATGTATTAGCTTTGTGTGTGATAGCTCCTTTGCTTCTTCTTGGAGCTGTCTCTTCAGCTCCCACTACTTCTTCACCtgcaa GGATTCTTAATGGGTTTTTCTCTAATGCTTTATCTGCTTCACTGAAATGGTTATGGTCACTCAAAACCACTACCAAAACag CTATTACTGGGCGTCCCATGGTGAAATTTGAAGGTGGATACACTATAGAGACTGTGTTTGATGGAAGTAAACTTGGGATTGAGCCTCACACTGTTGAGGTTTTGCCTAATGGGGAGCTTTTGATTTTGGATTCTGCTAATAGCAACCTTTATAGGATTTCAGCTTCTTTATCTTTAT ATACTAGACCACGGCTGGTTGCCGGATCACCCGAAGGATACCCTGGACATGTAGACGGGAAGCCCCGAGATGCaaggatgaatcatccaaaaggGTTAGCCGTAGATGATAGAGGGAACATTTATATTTCGGATAATATGAATATGGCAATCAGGAAGATAAGTGATGCAG GTGTTACAACGATTGCTGGTGGGAAATGGAACCGAGGAGGGAGACATGTGGATGGACCGAGTGAAGATGCAAAGTTTTCTGATGATTTCGATGTGGTCTATGTTGGAAGCAGTTGCTCCCTTCTGGTAATTGATAGAGGAAACCGAGCCATCCGAGAGATTCAACTACGTTTTGATGACTGTGCCTATCAATATGGAAGTGGTTTTCCTCTCG GAATTGCCGTACTTATCGGTGCCGGATTCTTCGGCTACATGCTAGCTCTGCTGCAACATCGTGTAGGCACCATTGTATCATCCCAGAAC GATTTGGTTAAAACGGATGCTACCTTGTCGAGTCCGTATCATAAACCCATGAAAATGGTCCGACCGCCTTTAATTCCGACCGAAGAAGAACAAGAGAAGCAAGACGAAGGCTTCTTCGGGTCCCTTCGGAAGCTTGTTCACAACGGTGGTGTTTCCATTTTGGAAGTTTTCAGAAAGAAGTCACCGAGACTGCACCAACAACAACTGAACCATTCAATGCCTTGGCCACCACAAGAGAGCTTTGTGATACCGGATGAAGATGAGCCTCCACCAATTGATACCCGAGCCCCAACTCCACGGAAAACATATCCTTTCATGTCCAAAGATGCAGAAAAGATCCATCATTTGCGTCAAAGCCGAGTCTTCTACAATGGATGGGATGCCGATCCACAGCAGCAGCAACACCATCGTTATCTGTTATCCGCACCGCATACTTACCATGAGCAGAGCCATGAGAAAACCAACGAGATCATTTTCGGGGCAGTTCAAGAACGAGACCGGAAACGCGAATCTATGACCATAAAATCGGTCGACAACAGTAACAACAGTTACAATCATCAAAATATTTGCTCCCGATCGAATTCTTTCAATCGTGGCTATTAA
- the LOC108457732 gene encoding uncharacterized protein LOC108457732 isoform X4 has product MGKNVLALCVIAPLLLLGAVSSAPTTSSPARILNGFFSNALSASLKWLWSLKTTTKTDTRPRLVAGSPEGYPGHVDGKPRDARMNHPKGLAVDDRGNIYISDNMNMAIRKISDAGVTTIAGGKWNRGGRHVDGPSEDAKFSDDFDVVYVGSSCSLLVIDRGNRAIREIQLRFDDCAYQYGSGFPLGIAVLIGAGFFGYMLALLQHRVGTIVSSQNRFFYTLLKDQDLVKTDATLSSPYHKPMKMVRPPLIPTEEEQEKQDEGFFGSLRKLVHNGGVSILEVFRKKSPRLHQQQLNHSMPWPPQESFVIPDEDEPPPIDTRAPTPRKTYPFMSKDAEKIHHLRQSRVFYNGWDADPQQQQHHRYLLSAPHTYHEQSHEKTNEIIFGAVQERDRKRESMTIKSVDNSNNSYNHQNICSRSNSFNRGY; this is encoded by the exons ATGGGCAAAAATGTATTAGCTTTGTGTGTGATAGCTCCTTTGCTTCTTCTTGGAGCTGTCTCTTCAGCTCCCACTACTTCTTCACCtgcaa GGATTCTTAATGGGTTTTTCTCTAATGCTTTATCTGCTTCACTGAAATGGTTATGGTCACTCAAAACCACTACCAAAACag ATACTAGACCACGGCTGGTTGCCGGATCACCCGAAGGATACCCTGGACATGTAGACGGGAAGCCCCGAGATGCaaggatgaatcatccaaaaggGTTAGCCGTAGATGATAGAGGGAACATTTATATTTCGGATAATATGAATATGGCAATCAGGAAGATAAGTGATGCAG GTGTTACAACGATTGCTGGTGGGAAATGGAACCGAGGAGGGAGACATGTGGATGGACCGAGTGAAGATGCAAAGTTTTCTGATGATTTCGATGTGGTCTATGTTGGAAGCAGTTGCTCCCTTCTGGTAATTGATAGAGGAAACCGAGCCATCCGAGAGATTCAACTACGTTTTGATGACTGTGCCTATCAATATGGAAGTGGTTTTCCTCTCG GAATTGCCGTACTTATCGGTGCCGGATTCTTCGGCTACATGCTAGCTCTGCTGCAACATCGTGTAGGCACCATTGTATCATCCCAGAAC CGATTTTTTTATACACTCTTGAAGGATCAGGATTTGGTTAAAACGGATGCTACCTTGTCGAGTCCGTATCATAAACCCATGAAAATGGTCCGACCGCCTTTAATTCCGACCGAAGAAGAACAAGAGAAGCAAGACGAAGGCTTCTTCGGGTCCCTTCGGAAGCTTGTTCACAACGGTGGTGTTTCCATTTTGGAAGTTTTCAGAAAGAAGTCACCGAGACTGCACCAACAACAACTGAACCATTCAATGCCTTGGCCACCACAAGAGAGCTTTGTGATACCGGATGAAGATGAGCCTCCACCAATTGATACCCGAGCCCCAACTCCACGGAAAACATATCCTTTCATGTCCAAAGATGCAGAAAAGATCCATCATTTGCGTCAAAGCCGAGTCTTCTACAATGGATGGGATGCCGATCCACAGCAGCAGCAACACCATCGTTATCTGTTATCCGCACCGCATACTTACCATGAGCAGAGCCATGAGAAAACCAACGAGATCATTTTCGGGGCAGTTCAAGAACGAGACCGGAAACGCGAATCTATGACCATAAAATCGGTCGACAACAGTAACAACAGTTACAATCATCAAAATATTTGCTCCCGATCGAATTCTTTCAATCGTGGCTATTAA
- the LOC108457732 gene encoding uncharacterized protein LOC108457732 isoform X2, translating to MGKNVLALCVIAPLLLLGAVSSAPTTSSPARILNGFFSNALSASLKWLWSLKTTTKTAITGRPMVKFEGGYTIETVFDGSKLGIEPHTVEVLPNGELLILDSANSNLYRISASLSLYTRPRLVAGSPEGYPGHVDGKPRDARMNHPKGLAVDDRGNIYISDNMNMAIRKISDAGVTTIAGGKWNRGGRHVDGPSEDAKFSDDFDVVYVGSSCSLLVIDRGNRAIREIQLRFDDCAYQYGSGFPLGIAVLIGAGFFGYMLALLQHRVGTIVSSQNDQDLVKTDATLSSPYHKPMKMVRPPLIPTEEEQEKQDEGFFGSLRKLVHNGGVSILEVFRKKSPRLHQQQLNHSMPWPPQESFVIPDEDEPPPIDTRAPTPRKTYPFMSKDAEKIHHLRQSRVFYNGWDADPQQQQHHRYLLSAPHTYHEQSHEKTNEIIFGAVQERDRKRESMTIKSVDNSNNSYNHQNICSRSNSFNRGY from the exons ATGGGCAAAAATGTATTAGCTTTGTGTGTGATAGCTCCTTTGCTTCTTCTTGGAGCTGTCTCTTCAGCTCCCACTACTTCTTCACCtgcaa GGATTCTTAATGGGTTTTTCTCTAATGCTTTATCTGCTTCACTGAAATGGTTATGGTCACTCAAAACCACTACCAAAACag CTATTACTGGGCGTCCCATGGTGAAATTTGAAGGTGGATACACTATAGAGACTGTGTTTGATGGAAGTAAACTTGGGATTGAGCCTCACACTGTTGAGGTTTTGCCTAATGGGGAGCTTTTGATTTTGGATTCTGCTAATAGCAACCTTTATAGGATTTCAGCTTCTTTATCTTTAT ATACTAGACCACGGCTGGTTGCCGGATCACCCGAAGGATACCCTGGACATGTAGACGGGAAGCCCCGAGATGCaaggatgaatcatccaaaaggGTTAGCCGTAGATGATAGAGGGAACATTTATATTTCGGATAATATGAATATGGCAATCAGGAAGATAAGTGATGCAG GTGTTACAACGATTGCTGGTGGGAAATGGAACCGAGGAGGGAGACATGTGGATGGACCGAGTGAAGATGCAAAGTTTTCTGATGATTTCGATGTGGTCTATGTTGGAAGCAGTTGCTCCCTTCTGGTAATTGATAGAGGAAACCGAGCCATCCGAGAGATTCAACTACGTTTTGATGACTGTGCCTATCAATATGGAAGTGGTTTTCCTCTCG GAATTGCCGTACTTATCGGTGCCGGATTCTTCGGCTACATGCTAGCTCTGCTGCAACATCGTGTAGGCACCATTGTATCATCCCAGAAC GATCAGGATTTGGTTAAAACGGATGCTACCTTGTCGAGTCCGTATCATAAACCCATGAAAATGGTCCGACCGCCTTTAATTCCGACCGAAGAAGAACAAGAGAAGCAAGACGAAGGCTTCTTCGGGTCCCTTCGGAAGCTTGTTCACAACGGTGGTGTTTCCATTTTGGAAGTTTTCAGAAAGAAGTCACCGAGACTGCACCAACAACAACTGAACCATTCAATGCCTTGGCCACCACAAGAGAGCTTTGTGATACCGGATGAAGATGAGCCTCCACCAATTGATACCCGAGCCCCAACTCCACGGAAAACATATCCTTTCATGTCCAAAGATGCAGAAAAGATCCATCATTTGCGTCAAAGCCGAGTCTTCTACAATGGATGGGATGCCGATCCACAGCAGCAGCAACACCATCGTTATCTGTTATCCGCACCGCATACTTACCATGAGCAGAGCCATGAGAAAACCAACGAGATCATTTTCGGGGCAGTTCAAGAACGAGACCGGAAACGCGAATCTATGACCATAAAATCGGTCGACAACAGTAACAACAGTTACAATCATCAAAATATTTGCTCCCGATCGAATTCTTTCAATCGTGGCTATTAA
- the LOC108457732 gene encoding uncharacterized protein LOC108457732 isoform X1, giving the protein MGKNVLALCVIAPLLLLGAVSSAPTTSSPARILNGFFSNALSASLKWLWSLKTTTKTAITGRPMVKFEGGYTIETVFDGSKLGIEPHTVEVLPNGELLILDSANSNLYRISASLSLYTRPRLVAGSPEGYPGHVDGKPRDARMNHPKGLAVDDRGNIYISDNMNMAIRKISDAGVTTIAGGKWNRGGRHVDGPSEDAKFSDDFDVVYVGSSCSLLVIDRGNRAIREIQLRFDDCAYQYGSGFPLGIAVLIGAGFFGYMLALLQHRVGTIVSSQNRFFYTLLKDQDLVKTDATLSSPYHKPMKMVRPPLIPTEEEQEKQDEGFFGSLRKLVHNGGVSILEVFRKKSPRLHQQQLNHSMPWPPQESFVIPDEDEPPPIDTRAPTPRKTYPFMSKDAEKIHHLRQSRVFYNGWDADPQQQQHHRYLLSAPHTYHEQSHEKTNEIIFGAVQERDRKRESMTIKSVDNSNNSYNHQNICSRSNSFNRGY; this is encoded by the exons ATGGGCAAAAATGTATTAGCTTTGTGTGTGATAGCTCCTTTGCTTCTTCTTGGAGCTGTCTCTTCAGCTCCCACTACTTCTTCACCtgcaa GGATTCTTAATGGGTTTTTCTCTAATGCTTTATCTGCTTCACTGAAATGGTTATGGTCACTCAAAACCACTACCAAAACag CTATTACTGGGCGTCCCATGGTGAAATTTGAAGGTGGATACACTATAGAGACTGTGTTTGATGGAAGTAAACTTGGGATTGAGCCTCACACTGTTGAGGTTTTGCCTAATGGGGAGCTTTTGATTTTGGATTCTGCTAATAGCAACCTTTATAGGATTTCAGCTTCTTTATCTTTAT ATACTAGACCACGGCTGGTTGCCGGATCACCCGAAGGATACCCTGGACATGTAGACGGGAAGCCCCGAGATGCaaggatgaatcatccaaaaggGTTAGCCGTAGATGATAGAGGGAACATTTATATTTCGGATAATATGAATATGGCAATCAGGAAGATAAGTGATGCAG GTGTTACAACGATTGCTGGTGGGAAATGGAACCGAGGAGGGAGACATGTGGATGGACCGAGTGAAGATGCAAAGTTTTCTGATGATTTCGATGTGGTCTATGTTGGAAGCAGTTGCTCCCTTCTGGTAATTGATAGAGGAAACCGAGCCATCCGAGAGATTCAACTACGTTTTGATGACTGTGCCTATCAATATGGAAGTGGTTTTCCTCTCG GAATTGCCGTACTTATCGGTGCCGGATTCTTCGGCTACATGCTAGCTCTGCTGCAACATCGTGTAGGCACCATTGTATCATCCCAGAAC CGATTTTTTTATACACTCTTGAAGGATCAGGATTTGGTTAAAACGGATGCTACCTTGTCGAGTCCGTATCATAAACCCATGAAAATGGTCCGACCGCCTTTAATTCCGACCGAAGAAGAACAAGAGAAGCAAGACGAAGGCTTCTTCGGGTCCCTTCGGAAGCTTGTTCACAACGGTGGTGTTTCCATTTTGGAAGTTTTCAGAAAGAAGTCACCGAGACTGCACCAACAACAACTGAACCATTCAATGCCTTGGCCACCACAAGAGAGCTTTGTGATACCGGATGAAGATGAGCCTCCACCAATTGATACCCGAGCCCCAACTCCACGGAAAACATATCCTTTCATGTCCAAAGATGCAGAAAAGATCCATCATTTGCGTCAAAGCCGAGTCTTCTACAATGGATGGGATGCCGATCCACAGCAGCAGCAACACCATCGTTATCTGTTATCCGCACCGCATACTTACCATGAGCAGAGCCATGAGAAAACCAACGAGATCATTTTCGGGGCAGTTCAAGAACGAGACCGGAAACGCGAATCTATGACCATAAAATCGGTCGACAACAGTAACAACAGTTACAATCATCAAAATATTTGCTCCCGATCGAATTCTTTCAATCGTGGCTATTAA
- the LOC108457938 gene encoding potassium transporter 6-like, translated as MDLETGFHHVKKESWRTVLTLAYQSLGVVYGDLSTSPLYVYKSTFDEDIHHSETNEEIYGVLSFVFWTLTLVPLLKYVFIVLKADDNGEGGTFALYSLLCRHARVNSLPNCQLADEELSEYKKDGGVNGLSPKSNLGSRLKSSLEKHRVLQRFLLVLALIGTCMVIGDGILTPALSVFSAVSGLELSMSKEHHKYVEVPVTCVILICLFALQHYGTHRVGYLFAPVILIWLLCISSIGLYNIIYWNPHVYRALSPYYMYKFLKKTQQGGWLSLGGILLCITGSEAMFADLGHFSQLSIKIAFTSLVYPSLILAYMGQAAYLSRHHNIESDYQIGFYVSVPEKLRWPVLVIAILAAVVGSQAIITGTFSIIKQCSSLGCFPKVKIVHTSSKIHGQIYIPEINWLLMVLCLAVTVGFRDTRRMGNASGLAVITVMLVTTCLMSLVIVLCWQKSVFLAICFVFFFGTIEALYFTASLVKFLEGAWVPIALSFIFLIVMCVWHYGTLKKYEFDVQNKVSVNWLLTLGPDLGIVRVRGIGLLHTELVSGIPAIFSHFVTNFPAFHQVLVFLCIKSVPVPHVRPEERFLVGHIGPRECRIYRCIVRYGYRDVHKDDIEFEKDLVCSIAEFVRSENSSPHYVKVDRETDNDDKMKVVGTCLTHLDGIQMSEDDSDNIEEAGPSELKEIQSPTIKPRKRVRFIVPESPKIESESMEELRELTEAREAGVAYILGHTCLRAKQGSSLIKKLVIDFGYEFLRKNSRTSTLALTVPHVSTLEVGMVYHV; from the exons ATGGATCTAGAGACTGGTTTTCACCATGTTAAG aAGGAATCATGGAGAACAGTATTGACTTTAGCATACCAAAGCCTTGGTGTTGTTTATGGTGATTTAAGTACTTCCCCTTTATATGTTTACAAAAGCACATTTGATGAAGATATTCATCATTCTGAAACAAATGAAGAGATCTATGGGGTTTTATCTTTTGTTTTTTGGACTCTTACTTTAGTCCCTTTGCTCAAATATGTATTCATAGTGCTTAAAGCTGATGATAATGGTGAAGGTGGTACTTTTGCTTTGTATTCATTGCTGTGTAGACATGCCCGAGTTAACTCACTCCCTAATTGTCAATTAGCTGATGAAGAACTGAGTGAGTATAAGAAAGATGGTGGTGTTAATGGGTTATCACCAAAATCAAATTTGGGTTCAAGGTTGAAATCTAGTTTAGAGAAACATAGGGTGTTACAAAGGTTCTTACTTGTTCTTGCTTTGATTGGAACTTGTATGGTGATTGGTGATGGTATACTCACACCAGCTCTTTCAG TTTTCTCGGCAGTGTCTGGCTTGGAGCTTTCAATGTCGAAAGAGCATCACAAAT ATGTAGAGGTTCCAGTCACGTGTGTCATACTGATATGCTTGTTTGCACTTCAACATTATGGCACGCATAGGGTCGGGTATTTGTTCGCACCTGTGATTCTAATATGGCTTCTTTGCATAAGCAGTATCGGTTTATATAATATCATATACTGGAACCCTCATGTATATCGAGCTCTTTCTCCGTATTATATGTATAAATTCTTGAAGAAAACACAACAAGGAGGTTGGTTGTCTTTAGGCGGCATCCTATTGTGCATAACAG GCTCAGAAGCTATGTTTGCTGATCTTGGACATTTTTCACAGTTGTCAATAAAG ATTGCTTTCACGTCTTTGGTTTATCCATCTTTAATTCTTGCATACATGGGGCAAGCTGCGTATCTATCCCGGCATCATAATATTGAAAGTGATTATCAAATTGGATTTTATGTATCCGTACCAG AGAAGTTACGATGGCCGGTTTTAGTTATAGCCATACTCGCTGCAGTTGTAGGAAGTCAAGCCATCATAACTGGAACATTCTCGATCATCAAACAATGCTCTTCTCttggttgtttccccaaagtcaAAATAGTCCACACATCGTCCAAAATTCACGGTCAGATCTACATTCCGGAGATTAATTGGCTCCTGATGGTGTTATGCTTGGCGGTCACTGTCGGCTTTAGAGACACACGTCGCATGGGTAATGCATCAG GTTTGGCCGTTATAACTGTGATGCTGGTCACTACTTGCCTAATGTCTTTGGTAATTGTGTTATGCTGGCAAAAGAGTGTGTTCCTCGCTATttgctttgttttctttttcggCACGATCGAAGCACTCTATTTCACAGCTTCCCTAGTCAAGTTCCTCGAAGGGGCATGGGTCCCGATTGCCCTTTCGTTCATCTTCCTGATAGTCATGTGTGTTTGGCACTACGGCACATTGAAAAAGTACGAGTTTGATGTTCAAAACAAGGTTTCCGTCAACTGGTTACTTACATTGGGTCCCGATCTAGGCATAGTACGGGTTCGTGGGATTGGACTCTTACACACAGAGCTTGTATCAGGAATCCCCGCAATCTTCTCCCATTTTGTCACTAATTTTCCAGCCTTCCACCAAGTCCTAGTCTTCCTTTGCATCAAGTCTGTCCCAGTCCCTCATGTTAGACCCGAGGAACGGTTTCTCGTGGGTCATATTGGTCCTAGGGAATGCAGGATTTATAGGTGCATTGTACGATATGGGTATCGTGATGTTCATAAAGACGATATCGAGTTTGAGAAAGATCTCGTTTGTAGCATAGCAGAGTTTGTACGGTCCGAAAACAGTTCCCCTCATTATGTTAAAGTAGATCGGGAAACTGACAATGACGATAAAATGAAAGTTGTCGGAACATGTTTGACCCATTTGGACGGGATTCAAATGAGCGAGGATGATTCAGACAACATAGAAGAAGCCGGTCCATCGGAGTTGAAGGAGATACAGTCACCCACAATTAAACCCCGAAAAAGAGTACGGTTTATCGTGCCGGAGAGCCCGAAGATAGAGTCCGAATCAATGGAAGAGTTGCGGGAACTTACGGAAGCTAGGGAAGCCGGGGTAGCTTACATATTAGGACACACTTGTCTTAGAGCTAAGCAAGGATCTAGCTTGATAAAAAAACTCGTAATCGATTTCGGATATGAATTTTTGCGGAAAAACAGCCGGACGTCTACACTCGCATTAACCGTACCTCATGTCTCGACGTTGGAGGTTGGGATGGTTTACCATGTTTAA